Genomic DNA from Candidatus Saganbacteria bacterium:
ATCGCTATAATTTAAACCTACGCAAATTATTTTTGATGGATTGAATTGCATCTTTATATTATAATTCAAACTTATGGAAATAGAAACAATAAAAGTCGGACACCTGCAGACAAATTGTTATATCGTAAAAGACGGCAATGAGGCATTAGTCATTGACCCGGGATTTGAAGCGAAAGAAATTTTGCCTCATTTAGGCGATGTAAAAGTGTTGGCAATTATCTTAACCCACGGCCACTATGATCATGTTACAGAAGCCTTCAAGTTAAAAGAAGGCATCAACTTTCCCATCTATATTCACAAAGACGATGACGCCATGATGGCTTATACAACTGGACTTAGAGCGGACAAATTTTTGAAAGATAATTCGACATTTGTCATTGGAAATTTGACATTTGACATTATTCACACTCCCGGACACACTTTAGGCGGCATCTGCCTTTATAATAAAAAAGAACATGTTTTATTTTCCGGCGATACACTTTTTAAAAATGATTATGGGAGAATCGATCTTCCCGGAAGTTCGCAAGATCAAATGGAAGAGTCGCTTAAGAAATTACAAAAACTCCCGCCCGAAACCAGAGTTTATCCCGGGCACGGCGACCCCACAACAATTGGTGATGAAAAAGATTTAATCATCTGATAGAATGGCTTGAGTTTAATAATCCGAGGAACCGCGAAGCCCGTTCTCCGCAGCAGTGCTGCTGCGAAGGGTGAATTCATGAGCAGGTTCCGAGCATAAAAGAAAAAAATAACATATGAAGATATTATTAGCCGGATATAATTTGGATTCAACAGTTATCGAAGGATTAAAGAAAGGGGAAACGAACAGGTCGGATGTCACTCCTGAAGTTTTATCCGCATCATACGCCAGAATTTCCCGCGATTCCCGCCCTATCGACGAATTACGCGCCGACGCAAGGCGAGAAGTTGAGAAAGCAAGGAAATCGAACTCCACTATAATTTTCAAAATGGGACATCATTCAGTTGCAGAACATGCCGTATTCAATTTCGATATCATCGATGTAACCAGATTTTCTTTTGAAGAAATAGAAAAATTCAGGCTGTGTTCTTATACGGAAAAATCTCAAAGGTACCAAAAGCTCGAAAACCATGATCTAGTACCGGAAGAAATAAAAGCTATCGGACTTGATGTTCTATTTACAAAAACGATCGAAGCGCAAAACAATTTCTATCAGGACATGGTTTCAAAAGAAATTCCGCCAGAAGACGCAAGATATATAACCTCCCTTGCGACCCTTGGCCAAGTTGGAATGACCCTAAATGCGCGAAATCTGGAACTTCTATTTAGAAGATTTGCTTCTCATCCGCTCCAAGAGATCCAACAGATCGGACGCGGAATTTACGATCAAGTAAAGAACATCGCGCCATCGATCATCCTATTTACTGAAGCAACGCCGCTTGACAGGGATACATACAGGGAAATAGAAGGAGTAGCAGGGAGGAGCATGGAGAAGCAGGGATTTAAAAAACCAAAAAATGAAGTTTTGCTTGTTGATTTCAATAAGAGGTCTGATGAGTTAACTCTCGCCGCGATGCTCCATACAACAACTTCAAACAATTTCAAACAGTGCCAAAAAATGGTTAAGTCAATGACGCCGGAACAGAAAGAAACATTGATCAAAACTTCTCTTAAAAATCTTGAATTCTACGATTCACCTATAAGGGAATTTGAATATGCGGATATGATTTTTGAGCTGACGATCTCCGCCGCGTGCTTCGGCCAGTTAAAAAGGCATAGGATAGCGACAACTACTTCTCAAGCATACGATCCAAAGCTTGGAGTGACTATTCCAAAGTCTATTATCGAAAAAGGCTTGAAGAAAGAATTTATGAAAGTTATCCGCCAAACAGAAAAAGCGTATGAAGAAATTTTAGCAAAAAATAAAATTGCAGCTCCATATGTTTTAACGAACGCTCATCGCAAGAGAGTATTGTTTAAATGCAATGCGCGAGAGCTCTATCATATAAGCCGCCTCCGCGAAGACGGGCACGCGCAATGGGACATACAAAACATCTCGCGAGAAATGTCGAGGCTCGCAAAAGAAATAATGCCTCTCACAATGCTAACTATCGGCGGGAAAGATTCATACCCGGAAATTTATGGAAAAGTTTTCGGCGTGAAGCCGGAGAAAAATGCCTAACTTAAAAAAACTCGCTAAAGAATTCGGGACCCCTCTTTTAATAATCGACCACAATATTATTCGCAGGCAATATAAGGCTTTGAGAAAGCATTTGCCTCGGATTGGTCTCTATTACGCGATAAAAGCGAATCCCGAAGTGGAAATAATACAAACCTTGGCGCCTATGAATTCCGGTTACGATGTCGCGTCATATAATGAATTCCTCCAAGTGATAGATAACGTCCCCGACGAAGAAAAAAAGGATTACAAAAATTTTATTTACGACAAGATCATTCTCGCAAATACAATTAAGCCGATCGATACTTTGAAGAAATTGGCAAACCAGCAAACCCTCATGACGTTCGATAATCCGGAAGAACTAAGGAAAATCAAAAAATATTGCCCTGACGCGGGGCTCATTTGCCGAATAAAAGTCGCGAATGTCGGATCGGTCGTTGAATTATCGTCAAAATTCGGCGTTGAACCGGGAAATGCGGTAAATCTTATTTCATCCGCATTCAACATGGGGCTAAGCGTTGAAGGAATAAGTTTCCATGTAGGAAGCCAATGCCTGAATATCGATAATTATGTAAACGCGTTAAACGCATCGTCTGAAATATTCAAGGAGGTCGGCAAGCGCGAGCATCAGTTGAGATTATTGAATATCGGCGGCGGTTTCCCTGTCCCATATGATAGCGCAAATGTTTCATTTAAACAACTTGCCGAAAAACTTAGGAAAGAGATCGACCGCCTATTCCCGAAGAAAATCGAGATCGTCGCGGAACCCGGCCGATTTATGGTTGCAGAATCTGCAACGCTTGTTGTTGAAATAATCGGGAAATCGGATAGGGACGGAAAAACAGTATATTATGTAAACGACGGGGTTTACGGGACGTTATCGGGTGTAATTTTTGATCACATCCCCTATCATTTCAATTCATTCAAGCGAGGGGCAAGATCGGCATGCGCGGTCGTTGGCCCTACTTGCGACGCATTTGATTCGATCTCAACTTCCGAAATGCTGCCGAATTTAAGCATCGGCGATCTTCTTTATGTCAAGAACATCGGCGCATATTCAAGCGCATCAGCTACAAATTTCAACGGGTTCGATAAGGCGAAGATACTGCATATAAATACTTAATGCTATAATTAATCATGCCATTTCTTCCAATCAACAAATCGGAGATCAAAGAACCGCTCGATATTATCCTTGTATCAGGCGACGCGTATATTGACCACCCAAGCTTCGGTACTGCTTTAATCGGAAGATATCTGGAATCTCATGGATTTACGGTAGGCATTATCGCACAACCGGATTGGAAAAAAGACGAAGATTTTTTAAAACTCGGCAAACCCAAATTATTCTTTGGAATAGCAGCCGGAAATCTCGATTCCATGGTTGCGAATTACACATCCGATAAAAAAGTCCGAAGGACCGATATGTATACCCCCGGCAACGAGCCTGGCCATAGGCCCGCCTCGGCGGGCAGGCCCGATCGCGCATCAATTGTTTACACAAATAAGATAAAACAACTTTTTCCCGATTCTTTTATTGTATTGGGCGGGGTGGAAGCAAGCCTACGTCGTTTTTCTCATTATGATTATTGGGATAATAAAATTAGACGATCGATACTATTCGACTCGAAAGCAGATATATTGGTTTATGGCATGGCGGAAAATGCGATCGTTCAAATTGCACGAAAACTTTCTACCCCCTCTGCCGCTTCGCGCCATCTCCCCCTTAACAAGGGGGAGATTATAGAGGGGGTAAACAACACCTGCGTCATATTGAAAGATATCTCTGCTCTAAAAAACTACGTTATGCTCCCGTCGTTTGAAGAAGTATCGACCGATAAAAAGAAATTCGTTGAAGCGTTCAAACTTTATAGCAATGAGATCCAAAAGAAAGAACCAAAAATTACTATTGAGCCGTGCCAAGGACGATATCTCGTGGCATATCCTGCAAAGATGATGACGCAAGCAGATCTGGAAACTATTTTTAAACTTCCTTTTATGAGGGAACCCCACCCTGTTTATAAAAAACCTATTCCCGCATGGGACTTCGTAAAGTTTTCAACAATCTCGCACCGCGGATGTTTTGGAGGATGCTCGTTTTGCGCAATAGCTTCGCATCAAGGAAAATATATCGTCAGCCGCAGCCAAAAATCGATCGAAGATGAAATAAAAAATATCATCATGAAGCAAAAAGGCTTTACCGGAAACATTTTAGATATTGGTGGGCCGTCGGCAAATATGTACCAGATGAAATGCAAAAAAGAAGATGGCTGCACAAGAATAAGCTGTATTTTTCCGACTAAATGCCAAAATCTAGACGCTTCACACAAACCAGTCTTAAAGATGCTAAGAGCAATTAGGAATATTCCGGGAATAAAACACGTATTCTCAAATTCGGGGGTCAGATACGATCTAGCGCTCGAAGATCCTGAATACATAGAAGAACTTGCAAAATTCCATGTAAGCGGCCAATTATCGGTCGCGCCGGAACACATTTGCGAAGAAGTCTTGATGCTTATGAAAAAACCAAAGAT
This window encodes:
- a CDS encoding MBL fold metallo-hydrolase — protein: MEIETIKVGHLQTNCYIVKDGNEALVIDPGFEAKEILPHLGDVKVLAIILTHGHYDHVTEAFKLKEGINFPIYIHKDDDAMMAYTTGLRADKFLKDNSTFVIGNLTFDIIHTPGHTLGGICLYNKKEHVLFSGDTLFKNDYGRIDLPGSSQDQMEESLKKLQKLPPETRVYPGHGDPTTIGDEKDLII
- a CDS encoding FAD-dependent thymidylate synthase, which gives rise to MKILLAGYNLDSTVIEGLKKGETNRSDVTPEVLSASYARISRDSRPIDELRADARREVEKARKSNSTIIFKMGHHSVAEHAVFNFDIIDVTRFSFEEIEKFRLCSYTEKSQRYQKLENHDLVPEEIKAIGLDVLFTKTIEAQNNFYQDMVSKEIPPEDARYITSLATLGQVGMTLNARNLELLFRRFASHPLQEIQQIGRGIYDQVKNIAPSIILFTEATPLDRDTYREIEGVAGRSMEKQGFKKPKNEVLLVDFNKRSDELTLAAMLHTTTSNNFKQCQKMVKSMTPEQKETLIKTSLKNLEFYDSPIREFEYADMIFELTISAACFGQLKRHRIATTTSQAYDPKLGVTIPKSIIEKGLKKEFMKVIRQTEKAYEEILAKNKIAAPYVLTNAHRKRVLFKCNARELYHISRLREDGHAQWDIQNISREMSRLAKEIMPLTMLTIGGKDSYPEIYGKVFGVKPEKNA
- a CDS encoding type III PLP-dependent enzyme, translating into MPNLKKLAKEFGTPLLIIDHNIIRRQYKALRKHLPRIGLYYAIKANPEVEIIQTLAPMNSGYDVASYNEFLQVIDNVPDEEKKDYKNFIYDKIILANTIKPIDTLKKLANQQTLMTFDNPEELRKIKKYCPDAGLICRIKVANVGSVVELSSKFGVEPGNAVNLISSAFNMGLSVEGISFHVGSQCLNIDNYVNALNASSEIFKEVGKREHQLRLLNIGGGFPVPYDSANVSFKQLAEKLRKEIDRLFPKKIEIVAEPGRFMVAESATLVVEIIGKSDRDGKTVYYVNDGVYGTLSGVIFDHIPYHFNSFKRGARSACAVVGPTCDAFDSISTSEMLPNLSIGDLLYVKNIGAYSSASATNFNGFDKAKILHINT
- a CDS encoding YgiQ family radical SAM protein — translated: MPFLPINKSEIKEPLDIILVSGDAYIDHPSFGTALIGRYLESHGFTVGIIAQPDWKKDEDFLKLGKPKLFFGIAAGNLDSMVANYTSDKKVRRTDMYTPGNEPGHRPASAGRPDRASIVYTNKIKQLFPDSFIVLGGVEASLRRFSHYDYWDNKIRRSILFDSKADILVYGMAENAIVQIARKLSTPSAASRHLPLNKGEIIEGVNNTCVILKDISALKNYVMLPSFEEVSTDKKKFVEAFKLYSNEIQKKEPKITIEPCQGRYLVAYPAKMMTQADLETIFKLPFMREPHPVYKKPIPAWDFVKFSTISHRGCFGGCSFCAIASHQGKYIVSRSQKSIEDEIKNIIMKQKGFTGNILDIGGPSANMYQMKCKKEDGCTRISCIFPTKCQNLDASHKPVLKMLRAIRNIPGIKHVFSNSGVRYDLALEDPEYIEELAKFHVSGQLSVAPEHICEEVLMLMKKPKIGVFEKFKNEFHKHSEAAGKEQYLIPYFISSHPGSTLEHALELSLFLKKNHMKIEQVQNFLPSPMTPSTCMYYTGIDPFTGKAIHVPKGEERSFQKALLQPHLEKNKRQVIKALTVLGKRTLIKALLN